One genomic region from Dermacentor variabilis isolate Ectoservices chromosome 6, ASM5094787v1, whole genome shotgun sequence encodes:
- the LOC142586069 gene encoding uncharacterized protein LOC142586069 has protein sequence MSSAGNSASALGRGSHPPSSTDSGNYKVVLPRLPTGNTVLNSVFLHADLAGRPYRAPDFRDALLSVLNATDILGAGQYQMSHLWLVTCVNSIAKQKLVDKGELLVKGLKCLVIDPECKNIKMKLLWLPPHLEQRRIVEALEPYGTVQSITREMWLCDGMEGWQMTNRDVAFTLKDGVSASNLPHLLSIYGHQCLILVPGRPPLCLRCNRVGHIRRQCRTPRCSNCHRYGHPADACVGTYADKLRGNRPAEDDTITDHLMDVTEVVDATGETLPETHRQEQIKPSSADISLSQKPASEDATKAPDDEPSVSWAESPPVQDRPPSVESGSMCEAAKKRPAPSDNSSPSGKEARVPKVSKLTKPLRGTPTPADVPCVNVHHKAHCASPHQEGSGAPLEQCLDAAPT, from the coding sequence ATGAGCTccgctggaaacagcgcatcggCCCTTGGCCGAGGATCACACCCGCCGTCATCTACCGATTCCGGTAATTATAAAGTCGTTCTTCCTCGTCTACCGACTGGCAACACCGTCCTCAAttcagttttcctgcatgctgacctggCAGGGCGGCCGTATCGAGCCCCGGACTTTCGCGATGCTCTCCTGTCAGTGCTAAATGCAACTGACATACTCGGCGCTGGACAATACCAGATGAGCCATTTGTGGTTGGTGACATGCGTTAATAGCATCGCGAAACAGAAACTTGTCGACAAAGGCgagttgttggtgaagggcctcaagtgccttgtcattgaccctgaatgcaagaatatcaagatgaagcttctttggcttcccCCACACCTCGAACAGAGACGGATTGTTGAAGCGCTAGAGCCATATGGCACAGTGCAGTCCATCACGAGAGAAATGTGGCTGTGTGACGGCATGGAGGGCTGGCAAATGACTAACCGAGACGTGGCGTTCACATTGAAAGATGGCGTTTCTGCCAGTAATCTGCCACATCTGTTGAGCATATATGGCCACCAGTGCCTTATCTTGGTACCTGGCCGACCACCACTTTGCCTCCGGTGCAACAGAGTTGGGCATATCCGGCGACAATGTCGAACACCACGCTGCAGTAACTGTCACCGCTACGGTCACCCTGCAGATGCATGCGTCGGAACCTACGCTGACAAGCTTCGTGGAAATAGACCAGCTGAGGATGATACCATCACCGATCATCTCATGGACGTGACCGAAGTTGTGGATGCAACTGGAGAAACACTCCCTGAGACTCATCGACAAGAACAGATTAAGCCGTCATCGGCTGACATTAGCCTCAGCCAGAAGCCTGCGAGCGAGGATGCGACGAAAGCGCCTGACGACGAACCATCTGTGTCATGGGCAGAATCgccaccagttcaagatcgcccACCGTCAGTGGAATCTGGATCGATGTGCGAGGCCGCTAAGAAGCGTCCAGCGCCATCTGACAATTCATCGCCCTCGGGAAAAGAGGCTCGCGTTCCCAAGGTGTCAAAGTTGACAAAACCGCTCCGGGGAACGCCTACTCCTGCAGATGTCCCTTGTGTTAACGTGCACCATAAGGCCCATTGTGCATCACCTCATCAAGAAGGGAGTGGTGCACCTCTGGAGCAGTGTTTAGACGCTGCACCTACATAG